The following proteins are encoded in a genomic region of Dyadobacter sp. UC 10:
- a CDS encoding chitobiase/beta-hexosaminidase C-terminal domain-containing protein, with protein MLKYLSDWKGLIYNLAFFLNGLLLFLLFFEDRFTVPFWMLAVGRLHPLVLHFPLVLLMLYSLWVIVVEKPDSVRWNEELADSLLVIGMFTAAVAAFSGFVLSREEGYESDTLLWHKWLGIAISLISIGWYGLRNYLEPSKLLSKVVAALFLVLISVGGHLGGNLTHGEDFLISPLGPSVEDAPKVAFAEARVYDNLVKPVLEQKCLSCHNEEKSKGGLQMQTQALLIKGGKGGILWDTTKADLGLLISSLHLPLEDKKHMPPRGKVQLTDDEIVLLATWVKGGSRFDQLVSSLSPQNPVYTYGQKVLGGDRTEEHYDFSAADADEVQKLNTNYRLIRPLSAESPALFVNFYNRTSFKSENIEELMPLKGQIVSMDFSKMPVSDGDLKKLAQFPELRKLILNFTDITGATLGELQKLGKLRELSLSGTAVKMAQVKSLEAIPSLKKVYIWSTGLSNEELEALKKGQKIAFETGFRSDTMILALNPPIIVTENQLVAKDETITLKHQIAGAIIRYTTDGSEPDSLQSPVYEKPISITRNSILKAKAFRTGWYGSKEAKKVFFKAGYPIDSAELITPADPGNKAKGAASLFDGKVGDTERAGGTWLGYRQNDFQSYLFLKKPVIAGRVTISMLRALGSYIFPPTRIEVWGGTSGKSLKLLKVITPEIPAKDIAGTENLFYEAAFEPQQLSCIKVLAKPLSKIPGWHTGKGEKAWVFVNEVIVSE; from the coding sequence GTGCTAAAATATTTATCGGATTGGAAAGGGCTCATTTATAATCTTGCCTTCTTTCTAAACGGGTTACTCCTTTTTCTCTTGTTTTTTGAAGACCGCTTTACAGTTCCTTTCTGGATGCTGGCGGTGGGGCGGCTGCACCCATTGGTTTTGCACTTTCCGCTGGTGCTACTGATGCTATACAGCTTGTGGGTGATAGTCGTCGAAAAGCCTGATTCTGTCCGGTGGAATGAGGAGTTAGCAGACAGTTTACTGGTTATTGGCATGTTTACCGCTGCGGTCGCGGCGTTTTCGGGGTTTGTTTTGTCCAGAGAAGAGGGTTACGAATCGGATACTTTGTTATGGCACAAATGGCTGGGGATCGCAATTTCGCTTATAAGTATCGGCTGGTATGGATTGCGAAATTACCTCGAACCGTCTAAGCTATTGTCAAAAGTAGTTGCAGCGTTATTCCTGGTGCTGATTTCCGTCGGGGGCCACCTGGGTGGTAACCTGACGCACGGCGAGGATTTTCTGATCTCTCCACTGGGGCCGTCAGTTGAGGACGCTCCCAAAGTAGCATTTGCAGAAGCCAGGGTTTACGACAACCTGGTCAAGCCTGTACTTGAACAGAAATGCCTCTCATGTCATAATGAAGAAAAATCGAAGGGTGGATTGCAAATGCAAACCCAGGCTTTGCTGATCAAAGGAGGTAAGGGTGGAATACTTTGGGATACGACCAAAGCCGATCTTGGCCTATTGATCAGCAGTTTGCACTTGCCATTGGAGGATAAAAAGCATATGCCCCCGCGTGGAAAAGTGCAGCTGACCGACGATGAAATCGTGCTTTTGGCAACCTGGGTGAAAGGCGGATCGCGTTTCGACCAGCTGGTGAGCTCCTTATCACCGCAAAACCCGGTCTATACATATGGTCAAAAAGTACTCGGGGGCGACCGTACCGAGGAGCATTATGATTTCAGCGCTGCCGATGCAGATGAAGTGCAGAAATTGAATACGAACTACCGTCTGATCAGACCTTTATCGGCAGAGTCACCCGCATTATTTGTCAATTTTTACAATAGGACGAGTTTCAAAAGCGAAAATATTGAGGAGTTAATGCCATTGAAGGGGCAGATCGTTTCGATGGACTTCAGTAAAATGCCGGTCAGTGACGGAGATTTAAAGAAACTGGCACAATTTCCAGAGCTTCGCAAGCTTATCCTGAACTTTACCGACATCACCGGGGCAACGCTGGGCGAGTTGCAAAAGCTGGGGAAACTGCGTGAATTGTCGTTAAGCGGCACTGCGGTTAAAATGGCTCAGGTGAAATCGCTGGAAGCCATTCCGTCTTTAAAGAAAGTATACATATGGAGCACAGGCTTGAGTAATGAGGAGCTGGAAGCATTGAAAAAGGGACAGAAGATAGCTTTTGAAACGGGCTTTCGAAGTGATACAATGATCCTTGCGCTCAATCCGCCCATTATTGTAACCGAAAACCAGCTCGTTGCAAAGGACGAAACGATAACATTGAAGCATCAGATCGCCGGGGCGATTATCAGGTATACCACAGATGGCTCCGAACCGGACAGTCTTCAATCGCCTGTTTACGAAAAGCCAATCTCCATTACCCGGAACAGCATACTTAAAGCAAAAGCATTCCGGACCGGCTGGTATGGCAGCAAAGAGGCCAAAAAGGTATTTTTTAAAGCAGGTTATCCGATTGATAGTGCGGAATTGATCACGCCCGCAGATCCTGGTAATAAAGCGAAAGGAGCGGCTTCGCTTTTTGACGGAAAAGTGGGGGATACTGAACGGGCAGGCGGAACGTGGCTTGGTTACAGGCAAAATGACTTTCAAAGCTACCTTTTCCTCAAAAAACCAGTCATAGCCGGCCGTGTAACCATTAGCATGCTGAGAGCTCTGGGAAGTTATATTTTCCCCCCAACGCGGATCGAAGTGTGGGGAGGTACCAGCGGGAAGTCGCTCAAACTATTGAAAGTGATCACGCCAGAAATTCCTGCAAAGGATATTGCCGGTACGGAGAATCTGTTTTATGAGGCGGCCTTCGAACCGCAGCAATTGAGTTGCATCAAAGTCTTGGCCAAGCCTTTGTCGAAGATCCCTGGATGGCACACGGGTAAGGGGGAAAAAGCATGGGTGTTTGTGAATGAGGTGATTGTGAGCGAGTGA
- a CDS encoding DUF1501 domain-containing protein, with amino-acid sequence MEKPIFDFGMNTNRRHFLSKLSLGIGSAALGSLLIPDMFKGTEESTVNDIISGLPHFAPKAKRVIYLFQNGAPSQFELFDNKPLLNKMFGEDLPESVRGSQRLTGMTANQAKFPLAGSIFNFAQHGKSGAWVSELMPHTAKIVDDLCFIKTMNTDAINHDPALTFFQSGSMVGSRPSMGSWLSYGLGSENQNLPAFCVLLSRGIGNGQGVYSKLWTNGFLDSVHQGVQFSSGENPVLYLGDPDGMDRTERREMLDKLAALNEGTFNEYADPEIVTKIQQYEMAYRMQAAVPEIADMSKEPESIVKMYGPECLVPGSYAANCLLARKLSEQGVRFVQLYHQGWDGHSNLPKEIRAQSMDVDQASAALVTDLKQRGLLDETLVIWGGEFGRTNYCQGTLTRENYGRDHHPRAFTIWMAGGGIKPGVTYGETDDFGYNVVKDPVHVHDLHATILNQLGLDHEKLVFKHQGRRYRLTDVAGKLVKGIIA; translated from the coding sequence ATGGAGAAGCCGATATTTGATTTTGGAATGAATACCAATCGCAGGCATTTTTTGTCGAAGCTCAGTCTGGGAATCGGTAGCGCTGCCTTGGGTTCTCTTTTGATCCCCGATATGTTTAAAGGGACAGAAGAAAGTACCGTTAATGATATCATCTCCGGTTTGCCACATTTTGCCCCCAAAGCGAAACGGGTAATTTACCTTTTTCAAAATGGCGCTCCGTCACAATTTGAGCTATTCGATAACAAGCCTTTACTGAACAAAATGTTTGGCGAGGATCTGCCTGAATCGGTGCGAGGGAGTCAAAGGTTGACGGGCATGACGGCTAATCAGGCAAAATTCCCGCTTGCCGGGTCTATTTTTAATTTTGCGCAGCATGGAAAATCAGGGGCGTGGGTAAGTGAGCTAATGCCGCATACAGCAAAGATTGTCGACGATCTTTGTTTCATTAAAACCATGAATACCGACGCCATCAACCATGATCCGGCGCTTACTTTTTTTCAAAGCGGATCGATGGTTGGAAGCCGCCCCAGCATGGGATCCTGGCTGAGTTATGGCCTGGGAAGCGAAAATCAGAACCTGCCTGCTTTTTGTGTTTTGCTGTCCAGAGGAATAGGTAACGGGCAGGGCGTGTATTCCAAGTTGTGGACCAATGGTTTCCTGGATTCGGTGCATCAGGGTGTACAGTTCAGCAGCGGTGAAAACCCGGTGTTATACCTGGGTGATCCGGACGGTATGGACAGGACCGAGCGGCGTGAAATGCTTGATAAGTTAGCGGCATTGAACGAAGGGACTTTTAACGAATATGCAGATCCTGAGATCGTTACTAAAATTCAACAATATGAAATGGCATACAGGATGCAGGCTGCTGTTCCTGAAATTGCGGATATGAGCAAAGAGCCGGAGTCTATTGTTAAAATGTATGGTCCCGAATGCCTTGTGCCCGGTTCTTACGCAGCAAACTGCCTTCTGGCCAGGAAATTGTCTGAGCAAGGTGTACGGTTTGTACAGCTTTATCACCAGGGCTGGGATGGTCATTCGAATTTACCGAAAGAAATCAGGGCCCAGTCTATGGACGTGGACCAGGCGTCTGCCGCATTGGTTACGGATTTGAAACAACGCGGGTTGCTGGATGAAACCCTGGTGATCTGGGGTGGAGAGTTTGGCAGGACCAACTATTGCCAGGGAACGCTAACCAGAGAAAACTACGGAAGGGACCATCACCCGAGAGCTTTCACGATCTGGATGGCAGGCGGGGGTATTAAACCCGGAGTGACCTACGGGGAGACTGACGATTTCGGTTATAATGTGGTAAAAGACCCGGTACACGTTCACGATTTGCATGCGACTATTTTAAACCAGCTTGGCCTGGATCATGAAAAACTGGTTTTCAAACACCAGGGACGACGTTACCGCCTCACGGATGTGGCTGGCAAACTGGTGAAAGGTATCATAGCCTAA
- a CDS encoding helix-turn-helix domain-containing protein codes for MLQTVYKSTFSLLNADLVKLDTKWSYKKVISPFYRLYLITGGHGCISDGLSSMTLEKGYIYLIPSFMLCNYDCDEYLEQYYMHIYEENPDGFSLFGSNRKLFKIEAQPTDLNNMKRIIELNPGRDLKKSHNPWDYEKESVIHSYHEMNRKASISSYLETMGIIMQMMSRFVTADHFDFPETKVIPSKILDTVNYIQTNLAKELTIEHLAERVHQNADYFSRTFQIHTGMRPINYIQHKRVERAQFMMLTSGMSLYEIAIETGFGSISYFSRVFKRISGQNPSDYKIGNHF; via the coding sequence ATGTTACAAACAGTTTATAAATCTACATTCTCTCTTTTAAATGCGGATCTCGTAAAGTTGGACACCAAATGGTCTTACAAAAAAGTGATCAGCCCTTTTTACAGATTATACCTGATCACGGGTGGGCATGGGTGTATTTCTGATGGTCTGTCATCCATGACGTTGGAGAAAGGTTATATTTATCTGATCCCCAGTTTTATGCTTTGCAATTATGATTGCGACGAGTATCTGGAACAATATTACATGCACATTTACGAGGAAAACCCAGATGGTTTCTCATTGTTTGGATCAAATCGGAAGCTGTTCAAAATTGAGGCGCAGCCGACTGATTTGAATAATATGAAGCGAATTATAGAACTAAATCCTGGACGCGATTTAAAAAAATCCCACAATCCCTGGGATTACGAAAAAGAAAGTGTGATCCATTCCTATCATGAAATGAACAGGAAAGCATCGATTTCATCCTATCTGGAAACGATGGGAATTATAATGCAAATGATGTCCCGATTCGTCACGGCGGATCATTTCGATTTTCCCGAGACCAAAGTAATTCCTTCTAAAATACTGGACACTGTTAATTACATCCAGACAAATCTGGCCAAAGAGCTTACAATAGAGCACCTTGCAGAGCGGGTCCACCAAAATGCCGATTATTTCTCGAGGACTTTTCAAATACATACCGGAATGCGGCCCATTAATTACATTCAGCATAAGCGGGTAGAGAGAGCTCAGTTTATGATGCTTACTTCCGGTATGTCATTGTATGAAATTGCCATAGAGACAGGGTTTGGAAGTATTTCGTATTTCTCACGGGTTTTCAAAAGAATATCCGGACAAAACCCAAGTGACTACAAAATCGGTAACCATTTCTAG